In Deltaproteobacteria bacterium, the genomic window CCACGTGGGTAATCTGGACACGCTCGCGCGCATGTTCAAACGACTTGAAACGGAAGGTATTTTTGTCAATCCCATCATTCCTCCGGCCGTTCCGCCCAACCACTGTCTTCTCAGAATCAGCTTGATGGCCACACACTCGCCCGCCCAGATCGATCGCGCCCTGGACATATTGGGTCGCGTGGGCAGGGAACTGAACGTCATCCGATAGACCGAACGGGTCCGCCCTTCCGTGAATACGAAAAGGCGGCGCATGTTGTTGATGAAAAGGACCTCTCGGAGAAAATGCCCTGGAAACGGCCGAAACTTACGTTTACACACCATCGCAACACTGATATCCTGGAAGGATCCGGCACAGGCAAAAAGGGTAATCATACAAGGGATACATGAATGAAGAAACGGCTGCTTTTCATTTACCTCGTTTGTGGTGCGCTCGTTTTGTGTCCCGCAGGCCACGCCGCCTATTTTACCGATGTGGTTGCCTTTGGGGACAGTCTATCCGACAACGGGAACGTGTTCGCCCTGACCCGCGGATTCATACCGGATCAGACGCTCTACTACGAAGGTCGTTTCTCGAATGGGCCCGTGTGGGTGGAATATCTTACGGACGAGCTCGGTGTCGGCGGGCATCTGCGGGACTATGCCTATGGCGGCGCGCAGACCGCCGGCGCCATTCCTCCCGGCCTGTTGCAGCAGGTCCAATATTTTGTAGAAACGTTTGAAGTTCCAAGTCGTGCACTTTTCGCCATCTGGATCGGAGCCAACGATCTCTGGCGGGAGGGGGCGGACGTGTCGGCATCGGTCCGGAACATCATGGACGCTCTGGACCTGCTTGTTTCGGCCGGGGCCGATCACTTCCTGATTCCGAATCTGCCCAATCTCGGAGCAACTCCCAAATGGAGCGGTTCCCCGGAGTCTTACGGCAAGGGCATGGACGTTACCGTCGAGTTCAACCGGAAGCTGAAAGACGGCGTGGATACCTTTATGGAAGAAAACGCCGGCGTGACGGTGTATTTCCTCGATGTGTTCGAACTGTTCGAAGTCCTGATGGTGGATTACAGCTCTTTAGGATTCACAAACGTCACCGAGGAGTGTCCGAATTTTGGGGTGAATTTTGACGGGGACGGATATCTTTTCTGGGACGAAATCCACCCGACGAGGCAGGGGCACGAGTACATGGCGATGAAAGCGGCGGCTCTGATCCGGTCCGTTTCGGAACCCCTGGCGGACGTGAAAGCCAACGGCTCGGACGAGACGATCACGGTGAGTCCGGAAACGTCCGTGGTCGTAAATGTAACCCTGGATCCGGGGAAGCTCGCGGGACTCCGTTCCGATCTCTGGATTGTGGGAACGGCTCCGTTTGGTACGTTTTCCTACCTGGTTTCCTGCCGCGGCTGGGAAGAGGGGATTCATGCCGGTTTGCCGTCCCCTTTGCCGGAAACGGCGTCGTCACTGAAGGTGCTCGACAGGACGCTTTCGCCTGGAACGTATACTTTCTATTTCGCTGTGGACGATAACGCCGACGGCGTGCCGGACGCTACGTGGATGGATTCGGTTCAGGTCAATGTGAGCGAGGGCTCTTGAAGCAGTCGAACGTTCGATTCTCGTTTTCGGCCATTGGCGGATCAAGAGAACCACTATGGTGACCGGTGGATCCAGGTGGACCTGGATCCAAAGCTGTGGTGCGGGGCGTGTGGGCGGCCGAGCTGGGGCTCGGCGTTCCCAGGGAGGGGTCCAAGGCTCTGGTGCGGACCGTGGGCTCCAAAGGCAGGGCGAAAAACTGCGCCCAGTGGGTGACCTCCTGCAGGTTGAGCCATAGCTCGGACGGCATCAAGTGGATCTTTTATCAGCATGACGGTTCCATCGTAACGTTCAAAGGCAACGTCGACGCCAATACGGAGGTGCGTAACGATCTCCCTGCACCGGTGACAGCTCGATACATCCGATTCAATCCGGTGACCTGGTACGGTCACATCACCATGCGGGTGGAAGTGTTCGGGATTTACAAGGAGTGAGGCCGGATGTGACGGTTGTGCCTGAGCCAATCCACTTGACCGCCGTATTCCGCATTCTTATTATAAAAAATTGTGTGGAGATACGGTGAGCGACCTTTCGGTTTCAACCGAATGCCGAGTCGTGTTTAACTCTCAATCCGGTCAGGTTCCTCTGACAAGAAAAGGAGTACATTGTGTCTAATCCGTTTGCCGCAAGAGACAAGCGTCTATACGGCCAATCGTACTGGTCGCCCTATGTCTGCGGTGTCATACTGGGGCTGGCCCTCCTGTTCGCGTTCTATACCATGGGGCGGGGACTGGGATCGTCCGGGGCTTTCGCACGCCTCACCATTGCGGCCACCAATGTCATCGCCCACCAATACACGGCCGAGAATCCGTATACGGCCTCTTACGTTGAAGGGGGAGCGAACCCGCTGAACGATTGGCTCGTCTGGGAAGTGTTCGGCGTGATCCTGGGAGGTCTGTTCGGCGCCTTTGTGTGGGGACGGTTTAAAGGCGAAATCGCCAGGGGACCGAATATGGCGGCCGGAGGCCGCCTATGGCTGGCGCTGTTCGGAGGTTTTCTTTCCGGCTGGGGCGCTCGATTGGCGACCGGCTGCACGTCCGGCCAGGCCCTTACGGGAGGCGCGTCACTGGCCGCCGGAAGTTGGATTTTCATGTTCTGCATTTTTGGAGGGGCGTACGCCGCGGCCTGGTTTCTCAGAAAGGAGTGGCTCTAATGGGACCTTTGGATAAACTGGGACTCATCCCGGGATGGTATGGAATGGAACTCGCCGTGCTGACCGGGTTCTTTTTCGGCCTGGCTTTGGAACGGGCCGGTTTTTCCGATCCGCGGAAGCTGGTCAATATCTTCTATCTGCGTGATTTCGCGGTGCTCCGAGTAATTTTTACGGCCATCGTAACATGCGCGGTGGGGCTGGGGGTCCTCTGGGCCGCAGGTCTCTATCGGATGGAATTGATATATATTCTACCCACCAAGCTGACCGCCCAAATCATCGGCGGATTTATTATCGGTGTGGGTTTCGTCGTGGGAGGATACTGTCCTACTACCAGTGTAGTGGGCGCGGTGACCGGAAGACTGGACGCCGTGGTCTTTTTGCTCGGTATGTGCCTGGGCGTAGTCGGGTTCTTCGTTCCGTTCAGATTGTGGAGCGGTTTGTACGATGGAGTTCAGGGCCAGATCCTCGTTCCGGAAGTGTTGGGTCTCAGTCACGGCGTTACCTTGCTTCTTATCGTGGCCATGGCGGCGTGCATGTTCATGGTTGCGGCCTGGGTTGAGAAGAAGATCAACAAAGAAGACGTGTTCGCCCAGGCGAGCGGTTAACCGGGAGGACGATCATGTTTCATTTGAGAAAGACCACGCTGTTCGGGCTTATCCTGTTACTGGCCGGCTCCGTGGCCGTTGTTTTGGCGAATCCCGAACAAAGGGCCCTTCGATCCTACAACGCCCGGTTGGAGGCGCTGAAGTCACAGTTGAATTTCGTAAAGAACTCCGAAGCCGATCCGCTGCAGATGCTGGATCAGTCGGACCGAGAGGCCGTGGACTCGTTGGAAGAGTTCCTGCAAACATACCGGGCTCCGAACATGTATCGATTTGGAACCATGAAGGAGTTGGCCATCCTGGTGCTGTCCACGGAACCGGTGGTGAATTATCTTTCCATGGCCGCCAGAACGGCTCTTCCTGCTCCAAAGGGAGAACTTCCTTCGTCGGAAGCCGCCGTCCAGCCGTCCTCGCCGGCCGTCACACCGCCGGCCTCGGCGCCGCCCAAAGCCACCTTCAGGATAGGACAAGACGAAGGCTGCTGACGGAAAAAAGGGTTTCCGCCCCCTCTCCGGAGGAGTCGTGGCGGCTTTCCAGTATCTCACCATACCATGGGGAGTGACCTTTTTTAGAAGGGTTCCTCCCCATCGTTTTCTTGGGGATGCTCCGTCAAGGATACGTGCGTTTTGTGTTGAACGGACCGCCGGATGAGACCTTTGGGTATAAACTGGGCGCGGACTTGCATATCAACGTGCACTGGTGGCAGGGAGACCTGAGGATTCAGTACGCCTGGGGCGATGACATTGACATCGATGACATCGGCTACGAGCTGTCCACCGTGGTGCTGCCCGACAGTTTTGTCGCCATCAACGGTAATCAGATTGAGTGCCGATTCTACAAAACGGACGTCCGATACTGGAAGGATAAGGAGAGTGAATTGAAGGGCTGGTGCGATCAGGGTAAGGAAACGGTCTGCCGGGATACCGCCCGACTGCCGGAAATCCTCAATCCGGGCTTTTGATTCCGGCTCGCGAATGTTCCGGGCGCCGGCGTATCCGTTACGATCCGGGAGACTCTATGGTCAGCTCCTTCAGCTTTGCGTACTTGGCAAAGGTGTAGTGGGAGTAGAGACAGGCCAGGAGGAATCCGTAGTAGCCGTCCAGAAATCCCAGTTTGAACACATACATGTCCAGAAACGTATACATCGCATGCCCCAACATGCGGAGAGGGCCCGTGATGCGTCGCGTGGCGTACTCCCGGGCGCTGAGACTGGAGTACCGGTCGGACCGGCGCAGGAAATCGGATATGTCCCGGTAGGTATAGTGGAGGATGGGATTTTGCAGGTCCGAGGTCTTGCCTTGAATCACCACCTTCTCGTGAACGGCCCGTTCTTCGAATCGGCCCCGGTTCCGGCGGAAGAATCTCAATGTACGGTCGGGATACCAACCTCCGTGTCGAATCCAATGACCCGCGAAATGATTCTTTCTGGGGATGGAGTAACCGTCCATCGAGTTGCTTCGGTGTAAGACTTCACGTATTTCTTCGACCAGTTCAGGCGTCACCCGTTCGTCGGCGTCCAGGGAGAGGACCCAGGTCTTTTCCGCTTTATCGAGGGCGCTGTTCTTCTGAGCGGCGTATCCCTTCCATGTTTCGACATAAACCTTGGCGCCCCGCTGCCGGCACAACTCGAGCGTACGGTCCGCGCTGTGGCTGTCCACCACCAACACTTCTCCGGCCCATTTCACGGAATCCAGACAATCCGCGATGTTGCGTTCCTCGTCGTGAGTAATGATGATGACGGAGACATCCTGGAGTGGATCGGTCATGGTTCACCACTGAAGCGCTATGGACTCGCAGCCTACCCCAAACAACGCATTAATCCCGTATTCGCAGACAATGCTCCCCCGGCCTGAGGAAAACAAACGACTTGCTGCGCGGCGGTTCTGCTGCAGCCGGATTCTCGGTTATACCGTTACCTGGGTTGGATCAGGGTCGTTCCTTCAGACGAACCGGGAGATCGATCGGTTTACCGTCCCGCACGACTCGAACGGAGACGACATCGTCCACCCGCTTGCTTTCAATCAATCGTCCGAGCTGGTTCATTTCTTTGATGGGAGCGTTGTCGATGCTGGTGATGATATCGCCGCCCACGGGAAGCCGCAGGTTTCCGATGATCGCTTCTTGAGTTCCACCCCGGATGCCGGCTTGATGGGCCGGGCCTTCCCGGACGACCTCCACCACCAGCACGCCCTCGGTTATGCCGAGACTGAGGGCGTCCGCCAATTCTTCGGAAAGACCTATGCCCGTAATCCCCAACCAGGGCTTGGCGAACCGGCCCTTGGTGATCAGTTGGCTCGCGACTTCCTTGGCATAGTTGACGGGAATGGCGAACCCGATGCCCTGATAACCCCCGCTCAGGCTGAAGATCGCCGTGTTGATTCCGATGACCTGCGCGTTGGAATTCAGCAGCGGCCCTCCTGAATTACCCGGATTAATGGCGGCGTCCGTCTGAATCAGGTTTTCCATCCGAGCGTTATCCCGCGTTTGGATTTCGCGCTTTAGCGCACTGAGCACGCCGGTGGTCAAGGTGTGGGACAGACCGAAAGGATTTCCAATGGCGATGGCTTTCTGTCCCCCTCGCAGGGTGTCGGAATCTCCCAATGTGGCCACCGCCTCGACGTCTCCCGACGGAATCTTTATTACCGCCAGGTCCGACTGGCGGTCGCGCCCCACCAGACGGGCTTCGACTTTTTTACCCATGGCGGTCGTCACCGTAAGTCGCTGGGCCTTTTCCACGACATGGTTGTTCGTCAGAATGTACCCTTCCGGATCCACAATAAAACCGGAACCCTGACCCTGCTGAGGAATCACCTCCATCCAGAAGTTCACCCGGAGGGTGGTCGCCACAATGTTGACAACGGCCTTGTACGCTTTCTCGAACACGTCCTGGTTGATCTGTTCGTCCGCTGAAACCACGATGGGAGGTTTGGATTCGGGCGTTATTTGATTGAACGCCAGTTCCGTGGGCTTCGGCCGGCCGGAAAAGAGACCTCCAAGGTCCAGCTTGTCAAACAAAGCCAGAATGAGAAC contains:
- a CDS encoding glycosyltransferase family 2 protein; the encoded protein is MTDPLQDVSVIIITHDEERNIADCLDSVKWAGEVLVVDSHSADRTLELCRQRGAKVYVETWKGYAAQKNSALDKAEKTWVLSLDADERVTPELVEEIREVLHRSNSMDGYSIPRKNHFAGHWIRHGGWYPDRTLRFFRRNRGRFEERAVHEKVVIQGKTSDLQNPILHYTYRDISDFLRRSDRYSSLSAREYATRRITGPLRMLGHAMYTFLDMYVFKLGFLDGYYGFLLACLYSHYTFAKYAKLKELTIESPGS
- a CDS encoding YeeE/YedE family protein, translating into MSNPFAARDKRLYGQSYWSPYVCGVILGLALLFAFYTMGRGLGSSGAFARLTIAATNVIAHQYTAENPYTASYVEGGANPLNDWLVWEVFGVILGGLFGAFVWGRFKGEIARGPNMAAGGRLWLALFGGFLSGWGARLATGCTSGQALTGGASLAAGSWIFMFCIFGGAYAAAWFLRKEWL
- a CDS encoding YeeE/YedE family protein gives rise to the protein MGPLDKLGLIPGWYGMELAVLTGFFFGLALERAGFSDPRKLVNIFYLRDFAVLRVIFTAIVTCAVGLGVLWAAGLYRMELIYILPTKLTAQIIGGFIIGVGFVVGGYCPTTSVVGAVTGRLDAVVFLLGMCLGVVGFFVPFRLWSGLYDGVQGQILVPEVLGLSHGVTLLLIVAMAACMFMVAAWVEKKINKEDVFAQASG
- a CDS encoding SGNH/GDSL hydrolase family protein; translation: MKKRLLFIYLVCGALVLCPAGHAAYFTDVVAFGDSLSDNGNVFALTRGFIPDQTLYYEGRFSNGPVWVEYLTDELGVGGHLRDYAYGGAQTAGAIPPGLLQQVQYFVETFEVPSRALFAIWIGANDLWREGADVSASVRNIMDALDLLVSAGADHFLIPNLPNLGATPKWSGSPESYGKGMDVTVEFNRKLKDGVDTFMEENAGVTVYFLDVFELFEVLMVDYSSLGFTNVTEECPNFGVNFDGDGYLFWDEIHPTRQGHEYMAMKAAALIRSVSEPLADVKANGSDETITVSPETSVVVNVTLDPGKLAGLRSDLWIVGTAPFGTFSYLVSCRGWEEGIHAGLPSPLPETASSLKVLDRTLSPGTYTFYFAVDDNADGVPDATWMDSVQVNVSEGS
- a CDS encoding discoidin domain-containing protein; translation: MVRGVWAAELGLGVPREGSKALVRTVGSKGRAKNCAQWVTSCRLSHSSDGIKWIFYQHDGSIVTFKGNVDANTEVRNDLPAPVTARYIRFNPVTWYGHITMRVEVFGIYKE
- a CDS encoding trypsin-like peptidase domain-containing protein codes for the protein MNNRGANNSGTAWFRTILWVAVLCVLILALFDKLDLGGLFSGRPKPTELAFNQITPESKPPIVVSADEQINQDVFEKAYKAVVNIVATTLRVNFWMEVIPQQGQGSGFIVDPEGYILTNNHVVEKAQRLTVTTAMGKKVEARLVGRDRQSDLAVIKIPSGDVEAVATLGDSDTLRGGQKAIAIGNPFGLSHTLTTGVLSALKREIQTRDNARMENLIQTDAAINPGNSGGPLLNSNAQVIGINTAIFSLSGGYQGIGFAIPVNYAKEVASQLITKGRFAKPWLGITGIGLSEELADALSLGITEGVLVVEVVREGPAHQAGIRGGTQEAIIGNLRLPVGGDIITSIDNAPIKEMNQLGRLIESKRVDDVVSVRVVRDGKPIDLPVRLKERP